A genomic stretch from Arachis stenosperma cultivar V10309 chromosome 3, arast.V10309.gnm1.PFL2, whole genome shotgun sequence includes:
- the LOC130968180 gene encoding L-type lectin-domain containing receptor kinase IX.1-like gives MGSTLISSTTTVIRQRQRPMAINSFDPNNKDIVYEQSASPVTPSIQLTRNRKDAPLGSSTGRATYYQPMHLWDKASRNLTHFTTHFSFIIDSQNRTNYADGFAFFLAPNGSKLPNAGGGTLGLVPNNQTLNATENPFVAVEFDIFSNVEWDPPAEHVGIDINSMRSAANVTWFAADSIMQGKLNQAWISYDATSLNLSVTFTGSNNGTTLLQHLSAIVDLRTYLPEHVTFGFSGATGTSFAIHQILSWDFNSTLQELQVIVKPPAMSPSYPHVVTKKKKEANNTGLAVGLAMGGVVVVLGLGLVSFKLWKKGSDDEEEDDQDFEEHMGEDFGRGTGPKRYSYAELARAADNFKDENKLGQGGFGGVYRGYLKDINSYVAIKRVSEHSHQGIKEFASEVKIISRLRHRNLVQLIGWCPKRKKLLLVYEYMPNGSLDVHLFNKQNLLRWTVRYNIARGLAAALLYLHEEWEQCVVHRDIKSSNIMLDSEFNAKLGDFGLARLVDHAKGAQTTALAGTLGYMAPECNTTFRATKESDVYSFGVVALEIACGRKPIKYNAPEREINIVEWVWGLYGSGRILEAADERLDGDFVEEQMKCLMVVGLWCAHPDHRHRPSMRQAIQVLNFEAPLPTLPLSLPVPTYVHPSSNLAPFSIDNSSGDVQYQTMSSSSNSNTTSSGVTTTSDDGSPSKSLLYSW, from the exons ATGGGATCCACGTTGATTAGTAGTACTACAACCGTTATTCGTCAACGTCAACGCCCTATGGCTATTAACAG TTTTGATCCCAACAACAAGGACATAGTGTATGAGCAATCTGCATCACCAGTGACACCATCAATCCAACTCACAAGAAACCGGAAAGACGCTCCCCTGGGTAGCAGCACTGGTCGTGCCACTTACTACCAACCCATGCACCTGTGGGACAAAGCTTCAAGGAATCTCACACACTTCACAACCCATTTCTCCTTCATCATTGACTCCCAGAATCGAACTAACTATGCAGATGGCTTCGCATTCTTTCTTGCCCCTAACGGCTCGAAGCTCCCGAATGCGGGGGGAGGCACCTTGGGTCTCGTACCGAATAACCAGACACTCAACGCAACTGAAAACCCTTTTGTGGCTGTGGAGTTTGATATCTTCTCAAATGTTGAATGGGATCCACCAGCAGAACATGTCGGCATTGACATCAACTCAATGAGGTCCGCAGCTAACGTCACATGGTTCGCTGCGGATAGCATCATGCAAGGGAAGCTCAATCAGGCTTGGATCAGTTACGATGCTACTTCCCTCAATCTGAGTGTCACCTTCACTGGCTCTAACAATGGCACCACACTGCTGCAACATCTATCTGCCATAGTGGACTTGAGAACTTATCTTCCCGAACATGTTACCTTTGGATTCTCAGGTGCCACAGGAACTTCATTTGCTATACATCAAATTCTTTCATGGGATTTCAACTCGACTTTGCAAGAACTACAAGTCATTGTAAAGCCCCCAGCAATGTCTCCAAGCTACCCACATGTAGTtaccaaaaagaagaaagaggcCAACAACACAGGACTAGCAGTGGGATTGGCCATGGGCGGGGTGGTTGTGGTTTTGGGTTTGGGCTTGGTTTCGTTTAAATTGTGGAAGAAAGGAAGTGATGATGAAGAGGAAGATGATCAAGATTTTGAGGAGCATATGGGGGAGGATTTTGGAAGGGGAACCGGGCCTAAGAGGTATTCATATGCTGAATTAGCACGTGCAGCGGATAATTTCAAAGATGAGAACAAGCTTGGTCAGGGTGGATTTGGAGGTGTCTATAGAGGGTACCTTAAAGATATCAACTCCTATGTTGCTATCAAGAGGGTGTCAGAACATTCTCATCAAGGAATAAAGGAATTCGCATCGGAAGTAAAGATCATTAGCCGGCTTAGGCACCGAAATCTTGTGCAACTGATTGGTTGGTGTCCGAAAAGGAAGAAGCTCTTGCTTGTATATGAGTACATGCCTAATGGAAGCTTAGATGTTCATCTTTTCAACAAGCAGAATCTGCTGAGATGGACAGTTAGATACAACATAGCTCGAGGCTTGGCGGCCGCACTGCTATACTTGCACGAAGAATGGGAACAATGTGTTGTCCATAGGGACATCAAATCAAGCAACATCATGCTGGATTCAGAGTTCAATGCCAAACTTGGGGATTTTGGGCTAGCAAGACTTGTTGACCATGCAAAAGGCGCGCAAACCACGGCTCTAGCCGGTACTCTGGGCTACATGGCTCCCGAATGCAATACCACATTCAGGGCTACTAAAGAATCAGATGTGTACAGTTTTGGAGTTGTGGCATTGGAGATAGCGTGTGGAAGGAAACCCATCAAATATAATGCTCCGGAAAGGGAAATCAATATTGTAGAATGGGTGTGGGGTCTCTATGGAAGTGGAAGAATTCTTGAAGCAGCTGATGAAAGGCTAGATGGAGATTTTGTGGAGGAACAAATGAAATGCTTGATGGTTGTTGGGCTGTGGTGTGCTCACCCTGATCATAGACACAGACCTTCAATGAGGCAAGCAATTCAAGTGCTTAACTTTGAAGCTCCATTACCCACTCTTCCATTGAGTTTGCCTGTCCCTACCTATGTTCACCCGTCTTCTAATTTAGCTCCATTCAGCATAGACAATTCTTCAGGGGATGTCCAATACCAGACCATGAGCTCcagctcaaactcaaacacaacCTCCTCCGGTGTCACCACAACTTCTGATGATGGATCTCCCTCTAAGTCACTTCTATACTCGTGGTAA
- the LOC130968181 gene encoding probable cinnamyl alcohol dehydrogenase 1 has translation MSAEEANKDCLAWAARDSSGVLSPYKFSRRALGNDDVHIKITHCGVCYADVVWTRNKHGDSKYPVVPGHEIAGVVEKVGSSVQRFKVGDHVGVGTYVNSCRDCEYCNDRQEVHCVKGAVYTFNGVDVDGTITKGGYSSYIVVHERYCYVIPKNYPLASAAPLLCAGITVYSPMMRHKMNQPGKSLAVIGLGGLGHMAVKFGKAFGLNVTVISTSVSKKEEALSVLGADKFVVSTDKEQMAALAKSFDFIIDAASGDHPFDPYMALLKISGAMVLVGFPSEVKFSPANLILGMRTISGSVTGGTKETQEMIDFCAANGIHPSIEVVPIEYANQALERMINRDVKYRFVIDIQNSLK, from the exons ATGAGTGCTGAAGAAGCCAATAAAGATTGCCTAGCGTGGGCTGCAAGAGATTCATCTGGAGTCCTATCACCTTACAAATTCAGTCGCAG GGCTCTTGGGAATGATGATGTTCACATAAAAATTACCCACTGTGGGGTTTGTTATGCTGATGTTGTTTGGACTAGGAATAAACATGGTGATTCCAAATATCCTGTAGTACCTGG ACATGAGATTGCCGGGGTTGTGGAAAAAGTTGGTTCTAGTGTCCAGCGTTTCAAAGTTGGTGACCATGTTGGAGTAGGGACTTATGTCAACTCATGCAGGGATTGTGAGTATTGTAATGAcagacaagaagttcattgtgtGAAGGGAGCAGTTTATACCTTCAATGGCGTTGATGTTGATGGAACAATTACAAAAGGAGGATATTCAAGTTACATAGTAGTCCATGAAAG GTACTGTTATGTGATACCCAAGAATTACCCATTGGCTTCAGCTGCTCCGCTGCTATGTGCTGGAATCACTGTTTACAGTCCCATGATGCGCCACAAAATGAATCAACCTGGCAAGTCTCTAGCAGTGATTGGTCTTGGTGGTCTTGGTCATATGGCAGTGAAATTTGGAAAGGCATTCGGGTTGAATGTAACAGTTATCAGCACCAGTGTATCCAAGAAAGAAGAGGCCCTGAGCGTACTCGGTGCAGATAAATTTGTTGTTTCAACTGATAAAGAGCAAATGGCG GCACTGGCTAAGTCTTTTGACTTTATAATTGATGCGGCTTCCGGTGATCATCCGTTTGATCCTTACATGGCATTGTTGAAGATATCTGGTGCTATGGTCCTGGTTGGGTTCCCTAGTGAAGTCAAATTCAGCCCTGCTAACCTTATTCTTG GTATGAGAACCATATCAGGGAGTGTTACTGGTGGCACAAAAGAGACACAAGAGATGATTGACTTCTGCGCCGCAAATGGAATTCACCCAAGCATAGAAGTGGTTCCAATAGAGTATGCAAATCAAGCTCTTGAGAGAATGATAAATAGGGATGTGAAATATCGGTTTGTTATAGATATTCAAAACTCCCTAAAATAG
- the LOC130966930 gene encoding L-type lectin-domain containing receptor kinase IX.1-like yields MAASDFQCVAFLLIIIIPVIANAQTLLSFNCSNFTQSHCADELTLQGDASHAQSSNVIELAGSKNNASGFGRVITKATHLKVNNSRYDFTTNFSFLVFTEDPTYPGDGLAFYIASPKLPIQDHIDGGGLGLAKGYHHLPSGYSFVALEFDTFSNAWDPSGPSPHVGLDLNSVVSSLSETWLVDFSERNKVFNCSIDYNSGTKRLDAFFTASSFNGLVKKQFSFPLDLDEFIQDPVTIGISAAVAEKNYTVVYSLLSWSFSSTLHVPSNAAGSFPYKAHLEKALEIGIGFFLCLFVLILVLLLILIQRGGKRDPESAFDPMDHEFQTGTGPQRISYDRLVCATDNFQEAKKLGRGGFGAVYKGYFKDTDSYAAVKKISADSKQGLKEYAAEVKIISQLRHRNLVRLTGWCHKKNDFVLIYEYMPNGSLDSFLFHGVGFLSWQVRYNIALGLASALLYLQEGWEKCVLHRDIKSSNIMLDSDFNAKLGDFGLARLVDHEKGSRTTVTAGTLGYMAPEYMKTGKVRKESDIYSFGVVLLEIASGKKVMHHIELEGRVTQVSLVEWVWELYGLRNITAAADPNLCVAFDDQQMECMLVVGLWCAHPDCRCRPSVRQVMKVLNFDAPLPILPERMPLLPYLPSTTNEVFLTAVSSFSGT; encoded by the coding sequence ATGGCTGCTTCTGATTTCCAGTGCGTTGCATTTCTGCTTATAATAATAATTCCTGTAATTGCAAATGCTCAGACTCTATTATCTTTTAACTGCTCCAACTTCACCCAAAGTCATTGTGCTGATGAACTAACCCTGCAAGGTGATGCTAGTCACGCACAATCTTCTAACGTTATCGAACTCGCAGGAAGCAAAAACAATGCTTCAGGATTTGGAAGAGTGATAACAAAGGCAACACATCTTAAGGTAAATAATTCAAGATACGACTTCACCACAAACTTCTCCTTTCTTGTTTTCACAGAGGATCCCACCTATCCTGGAGATGGTTTGGCATTCTACATAGCAAGCCCGAAACTCCCGATCCAAGACCATATAGACGGCGGAGGCCTCGGCCTTGCCAAGGGTTACCACCATCTCCCAAGTGGTTACTCTTTTGTGGCTCTGGAGTTTGACACATTCTCAAATGCATGGGATCCAAGTGGTCCATCCCCGCATGTAGGACTAGATCTCAATTCTGTTGTTTCCAGCCTCTCTGAGACATGGTTGGTAGATTTTTCAGAGAGAAATAAAGTGTTCAATTGTAGTATTGACTACAACTCTGGAACCAAGCGTCTAGATGCTTTCTTCACTGCAAGCTCCTTCAATGGACTTGTAAAGAAGCAATTTTCGTTTCCTTTGGATCTCGATGAGTTCATACAAGATCCTGTTACTATTGGCATATCAGCTGCAGTTGcagaaaaaaattatactgTGGTATATAGCTTGTTGTCATGGTCATTCAGTTCAACCTTACATGTGCCGAGTAATGCGGCCGGTTCCTTTCCTTACAAGGCACATTTGGAGAAAGCACTAGAAATAGGGATTGGTTTCTTTCTatgtttatttgttttgatattaGTCCTACTCCTGATTTTGATACAGAGGGGAGGGAAAAGAGATCCTGAATCGGCGTTTGATCCGATGGATCATGAATTCCAAACGGGCACTGGACCACAGAGGATCAGCTATGACAGATTGGTGTGTGCGACGGATAACTTCCAAGAGGCGAAGAAGCTTGGGAGAGGCGGTTTTGGTGCTGTGTATAAAGGATATTTCAAAGATACAGACTCTTATGCTGCTGTAAAGAAGATATCAGCAGATTCAAAGCAGGGATTAAAGGAATATGCAGCTGAAGTGAAGATCATTAGCCAATTGAGACACAGGAATTTGGTGAGACTTACTGGTTGGTGTCACAAGAAGAATGACTTCGTCCTGATATATGAGTACATGCCGAATGGAAGCTTggattcttttcttttccacgGAGTAGGCTTCTTGTCTTGGCAAGTAAGGTACAACATAGCTTTGGGATTGGCATCGGCATTGCTATATCTGCAAGAAGGGTGGGAAAAGTGTGTGCTTCACAGGGACATTAAATCAAGCAACATAATGTTGGACTCAGATTTCAATGCTAAACTTGGGGATTTTGGATTGGCCAGGCTTGTGGATCATGAGAAAGGTTCAAGGACCACAGTGACTGCTGGCACACTTGGTTACATGGCACCAGAATACATGAAAACAGGAAAAGTTCGAAAGGAATCTGATATATACAGTTTTGGGGTGGTTTTGTTGGAGATAGCAAGTGGCAAAAAGGTTATGCACCACATAGAATTGGAGGGTCGTGTGACTCAAGTTTCATTGGTAGAGTGGGTTTGGGAGCTGTATGGGTTGAGAAACATCACAGCAGCAGCAGATCCAAATCTATGTGTTGCATTTGATGATCAACAAATGGAATGTATGCTTGTTGTTGGTCTTTGGTGTGCTCATCCAGATTGCAGATGCAGGCCCTCTGTAAGGCAAGTGATGAAAGTGCTTAACTTTGATGCTCCTTTACCCATTCTTCCAGAAAGAATGCCTCTTCTACCCTATCTCCCCTCAACCACAAATGAAGTCTTTTTAACTGCTGTTTCTTCATTCTCTGGTACCTAA
- the LOC130970143 gene encoding L-type lectin-domain containing receptor kinase IX.1-like isoform X1: MASWHIHVPSLLLIIFFLQMAPFVNPLSFNFTSFKDGNVNVEEDAAVVREAIQITLNSMDQNNNYSVGRVTSKSLIQLWDKNSGGGLGLVDGNRVLNSTQHSFVAVEFDTFHNPWDPQGNHVGLNFNSMKSNISKTWLVDIMKWRIYNCSIKYNSTTLNLSVSFTQYTDNSSSEDYVSYKVDLRDHLPERVIVGFSAATGRLFEVNTLKSWSFSSSLDILENVRNPMTAPAASPTPSPDSEKGNKLRLLVGIGIGAALILSLLVCALILWKKSRGKKEDLTFDLTMDDEFQKGSGPKRFGYNELRSATNKFSDPNKLGQGGFGSVYKGYLKNSNTNVAIKKISRESRQGIKEYATEVKIISQLRHRNLVQLIGWCHRKNDLLLIYEFMPNGSLDSHLYGGKSLLTWPTRYIIALSLASALLYLQEEWEQCVIHRDIKPSNIMLDSCFNAKLGDFGLARLVDHEKGSRTTLIAGTRGYIAPEYATSGKATKEADIYSFGVVLLEIASGKKPIIGLDSNKEDIITVVEWVWELYGMGKLLEAVDPKLCGEFDENQMERVLGVGLWCVHPDYKFRPCMRQVIQVLQFEAPLPILPEKMPVPTYLPPDIRAIFRSISPHFAIDTTEYCMGD, from the exons ATGGCTTCATGGCATATTCATGTACCATCTCTCCTGTTGATAATTTTCTTTCTCCAAATGGCCCCTTTTGTGAATCCACTTTCATTTAACTTCACAAGCTTTAAGGATGGTAATGTTAATGTAGAAGAAGATGCTGCTGTTGTAAGAGAAGCTATCCAAATCACCTTGAACAGCATGGACCAAAACAACAACTACAGCGTTGGCCGTGTCACCAGCAAATCACTGATTCAGCTTTGGGACAAGAATTCTG GTGGTGGCCTTGGCCTTGTAGATGGCAACAGAGTACTGAATTCAACTCAGCATTCATTCGTCGCCGTGGAGTTTGACACCTTCCACAATCCATGGGACCCTCAAGGTAATCATGTAGGCTTGAATTTCAACTCCATGAAATCTAATATAAGTAAGACATGGTTGGTGGATATTATGAAATGGAGAATATATAATTGTAGCATTAAGTACAATTCAACCACTCTTAATTTAAGCGTTTCATTCACTCAGTACACTGATAATTCTTCATCAGAGGATTATGTCTCATACAAGGTTGATCTGAGAGACCACTTGCCGGAGCGCGTTATTGTTGGCTTCTCTGCTGCTACAGGGAGGTTGTTTGAGGTGAATACTCTCAAGTCTTGGTCATTCAGTTCAAGTTTGGATATTCTTGAGAATGTCAGAAATCCGATGACAGCACCGGCAGCATCACCAACTCCTAGTCCTGATTCTGAAAAGGGGAACAAGTTAAGACTGTTGGTGGGGATTGGAATTGGTGCAGCCTTGATTCTTAGTTTGTTAGTTTGTGCTTTAATATTGTGGAAGAAAAGTAGAGGGAAAAAAGAGGACTTAACTTTTGATCTGACCATGGATGATGAATTCCAAAAGGGCTCTGGACCAAAGAGGTTTGGCTACAATGAACTTCGAAGTGCAACTAACAAATTTTCAGATCCGAATAAGCTTGGTCAAGGTGGTTTTGGCAGCGTGTACAAAGGTTATCTGAAGAACTCAAACACCAATGTTGCCATCAAGAAGATTTCAAGAGAGTCTAGGCAAGGGATAAAGGAATATGCAACTGAAGTGAAGATCATTAGCCAGCTGAGACATAGAAATCTAGTACAACTCATAGGTTGGTGCCACAGGAAGAATGATCTACTCCTCATATATGAGTTCATGCCAAATGGAAGCTTAGATTCACATTTATATGGCGGAAAAAGCCTCTTGACTTGGCCAACAAGGTACATCATAGCTCTGAGCCTGGCTTCAGCATTGCTTTACCTACAAGAAGAATGGGAACAATGTGTGATTCACAGGGACATCAAACCAAGCAACATAATGTTGGATTCATGCTTCAATGCAAAGCTTGGTGATTTCGGTCTGGCAAGGCTAGTGGATCATGAGAAAGGTTCAAGAACCACGCTAATCGCGGGAACAAGAGGCTACATTGCACCAGAATATGCTACTTCAGGAAAGGCTACTAAAGAAGCTGATATATACAGCTTTGGAGTTGTGCTATTGGAGATTGCAAGTGGAAAGAAACCAATTATTGGGCTAGATTCCAACAAGGAGGACATAATAACTGTTGTTGAGTGGGTTTGGGAGCTATATGGAATGGGAAAGTTGCTTGAAGCAGTGGACCCAAAGCTATGTGGAGAATTTGATGAGAATCAAATGGAGCGCGTGCTTGGTGTTGGACTTTGGTGTGTTCATCCAGATTACAAATTCAGGCCATGCATGAGGCAAGTCATCCAAGTTCTTCAATTTGAGGCTCCTTTACCAATTCTCCCAGAAAAGATGCCAGTGCCAACATATCTTCCTCCAGATATAAGAGCAATCTTTCGTTCAATTTCACCTCATTTTGCAATTGACACAACGGAATATTGCATGGGTGACTAG
- the LOC130970143 gene encoding L-type lectin-domain containing receptor kinase IX.1-like isoform X2, producing the protein MASWHIHVPSLLLIIFFLQMAPFVNPLSFNFTSFKDGNVNVEEDAAVVREAIQITLNSMDQNNNYSVGRVTSKSLIQLWDKNSGQLTDFITTFSFVIYSQESSYGDGMAFFLADPNLPLLHHVRQGGGLGLVDGNRVLNSTQHSFVAVEFDTFHNPWDPQEDYVSYKVDLRDHLPERVIVGFSAATGRLFEVNTLKSWSFSSSLDILENVRNPMTAPAASPTPSPDSEKGNKLRLLVGIGIGAALILSLLVCALILWKKSRGKKEDLTFDLTMDDEFQKGSGPKRFGYNELRSATNKFSDPNKLGQGGFGSVYKGYLKNSNTNVAIKKISRESRQGIKEYATEVKIISQLRHRNLVQLIGWCHRKNDLLLIYEFMPNGSLDSHLYGGKSLLTWPTRYIIALSLASALLYLQEEWEQCVIHRDIKPSNIMLDSCFNAKLGDFGLARLVDHEKGSRTTLIAGTRGYIAPEYATSGKATKEADIYSFGVVLLEIASGKKPIIGLDSNKEDIITVVEWVWELYGMGKLLEAVDPKLCGEFDENQMERVLGVGLWCVHPDYKFRPCMRQVIQVLQFEAPLPILPEKMPVPTYLPPDIRAIFRSISPHFAIDTTEYCMGD; encoded by the exons ATGGCTTCATGGCATATTCATGTACCATCTCTCCTGTTGATAATTTTCTTTCTCCAAATGGCCCCTTTTGTGAATCCACTTTCATTTAACTTCACAAGCTTTAAGGATGGTAATGTTAATGTAGAAGAAGATGCTGCTGTTGTAAGAGAAGCTATCCAAATCACCTTGAACAGCATGGACCAAAACAACAACTACAGCGTTGGCCGTGTCACCAGCAAATCACTGATTCAGCTTTGGGACAAGAATTCTGGTCAGCTCACTGACTTCATTACCacattttcctttgttatttacTCACAAGAGTCTAGTTATGGAGATGGAATGGCTTTCTTCTTGGCTGATCCAAATCTCCCACTTCTGCATCATGTTAGACAAGGTGGTGGCCTTGGCCTTGTAGATGGCAACAGAGTACTGAATTCAACTCAGCATTCATTCGTCGCCGTGGAGTTTGACACCTTCCACAATCCATGGGACCCTCAAG AGGATTATGTCTCATACAAGGTTGATCTGAGAGACCACTTGCCGGAGCGCGTTATTGTTGGCTTCTCTGCTGCTACAGGGAGGTTGTTTGAGGTGAATACTCTCAAGTCTTGGTCATTCAGTTCAAGTTTGGATATTCTTGAGAATGTCAGAAATCCGATGACAGCACCGGCAGCATCACCAACTCCTAGTCCTGATTCTGAAAAGGGGAACAAGTTAAGACTGTTGGTGGGGATTGGAATTGGTGCAGCCTTGATTCTTAGTTTGTTAGTTTGTGCTTTAATATTGTGGAAGAAAAGTAGAGGGAAAAAAGAGGACTTAACTTTTGATCTGACCATGGATGATGAATTCCAAAAGGGCTCTGGACCAAAGAGGTTTGGCTACAATGAACTTCGAAGTGCAACTAACAAATTTTCAGATCCGAATAAGCTTGGTCAAGGTGGTTTTGGCAGCGTGTACAAAGGTTATCTGAAGAACTCAAACACCAATGTTGCCATCAAGAAGATTTCAAGAGAGTCTAGGCAAGGGATAAAGGAATATGCAACTGAAGTGAAGATCATTAGCCAGCTGAGACATAGAAATCTAGTACAACTCATAGGTTGGTGCCACAGGAAGAATGATCTACTCCTCATATATGAGTTCATGCCAAATGGAAGCTTAGATTCACATTTATATGGCGGAAAAAGCCTCTTGACTTGGCCAACAAGGTACATCATAGCTCTGAGCCTGGCTTCAGCATTGCTTTACCTACAAGAAGAATGGGAACAATGTGTGATTCACAGGGACATCAAACCAAGCAACATAATGTTGGATTCATGCTTCAATGCAAAGCTTGGTGATTTCGGTCTGGCAAGGCTAGTGGATCATGAGAAAGGTTCAAGAACCACGCTAATCGCGGGAACAAGAGGCTACATTGCACCAGAATATGCTACTTCAGGAAAGGCTACTAAAGAAGCTGATATATACAGCTTTGGAGTTGTGCTATTGGAGATTGCAAGTGGAAAGAAACCAATTATTGGGCTAGATTCCAACAAGGAGGACATAATAACTGTTGTTGAGTGGGTTTGGGAGCTATATGGAATGGGAAAGTTGCTTGAAGCAGTGGACCCAAAGCTATGTGGAGAATTTGATGAGAATCAAATGGAGCGCGTGCTTGGTGTTGGACTTTGGTGTGTTCATCCAGATTACAAATTCAGGCCATGCATGAGGCAAGTCATCCAAGTTCTTCAATTTGAGGCTCCTTTACCAATTCTCCCAGAAAAGATGCCAGTGCCAACATATCTTCCTCCAGATATAAGAGCAATCTTTCGTTCAATTTCACCTCATTTTGCAATTGACACAACGGAATATTGCATGGGTGACTAG
- the LOC130966931 gene encoding L-type lectin-domain containing receptor kinase IX.1-like, which produces MVNCNLHFVVLLVIAIIMHVGNAQIRSFNFNKNFNPAQSPELNPDGDATYSQSFDHIQLTGKTDNAKGLGRITTKPMHLMKNNSEQRYDFTTNFTFVVISNKTYHGEGLAFFIASHMLPIKKHGMNGGGLGLVEPCHPHPDEYSFVAVEFDTNSDPWDPIGPEPHVGIDVNSMISTKHSKWPADFSDITNVYNCSVVYSAGSRRLDVYFTGGSFNGPVPKNLSSHLDLTDYLKDPVTLGISASTQNYTVQFRLLSWSFIAKLSTPSNAGDDNRKREKLKQGLEIGTAWFLSLLVLVLVLDFIRKRGRRKHELDPMDHEFQTGPQRISYNILVSATNNFEEAKKLGKGGFGGVYKGYFKDTGSYAAVKKISADSRQGIKEYAAEVKIISQLRHRNLVRLTGWCHKKNDFILIYEYMPNGSLDSCLFDGVGFLSWQVRYSIALGLASALLYLQEGWEQCVLHRDIKSSNIMLDSDFNAKLGDFGLARLVDHEKGSRTTVTAGTLGYIAPEYMKTGKVGKESDIYSFGVVLLEIACGKKAIHHIEMEGRVTQVSLVEWVWELYGLRSITAAADPNLCVAFDVQQMECMLVVGLWCAHPDCQCRPSIRQVLKVLNFDAPLPILPQRMPILPPYLPLSTNEVFFTAISIQNCYIDN; this is translated from the coding sequence ATGGTTAATTGTAATCTCCATTTTGTTGTGCTGCTTGTAATAGCAATAATAATGCATGTTGGAAATGCTCAGATACGATCTTTTAATTTCAACAAAAACTTCAACCCAGCTCAATCTCCTGAACTAAACCCAGATGGAGATGCAACTTACTCACAGTCTTTTGATCATATCCAACTCACAGGAAAAACAGATAATGCCAAGGGATTAGGAAGAATCACAACCAAGCCTATGCATCTTATGAAAAACAATTCAGAACAAAGATATGACTTCACTACCAACTTTACCTTTGTTGTTATCTCAAACAAGACCTACCATGGAGAAGGTTTGGCATTCTTCATAGCAAGCCATATGCTGCCAATTAAGAAACATGGTATGAACGGTGGAGGGCTTGGTCTTGTGGAACCTTGTCACCCTCACCCAGATGAGTACTCTTTTGTGGCTGTGGAGTTTGACACTAACTCAGATCCTTGGGACCCAATAGGCCCAGAGCCACATGTGGGAATAGATGTCAATTCTATGATTTCCACCAAGCACAGCAAATGGCCTGCAGATTTCTCAGACATAACCAATGTTTACAACTGCAGTGTCGTATACAGCGCTGGAAGCAGGCGTCTCGACGTTTACTTCACCGGAGGATCCTTCAATGGCCCTGTACCAAAAAACCTTTCAAGCCACTTGGATCTCACTGATTACTTAAAAGATCCTGTTACTCTTGGCATTTCAGCTTCAACACAGAATTACACTGTTCAATTTAGACTGCTTTCATGGTCATTCATTGCAAAGTTATCAACACCAAGTAATGCCGGTGATGACAACAGAAAACGGGAGAAATTGAAGCAAGGACTAGAAATTGGCACTGCTTGGTTTTTGAGTTTGTTAGTGTTGGTCCTGGTCTTGGATTTCATAcgcaagagaggaagaagaaaacatgAACTCGATCCTATGGATCATGAATTCCAAACTGGACCTCAGAGGATCAGTTACAACATATTGGTGTCTGCCACAAATAACTTTGAAGAGGCGAAGAAGCTCGGAAAAGGCGGCTTTGGTGGTGTTTATAAAGGATATTTCAAAGATACAGGCTCTTATGCTGCTGTAAAGAAGATATCAGCAGATTCAAGGCAAGGGATAAAGGAATATGCAGCCGAAGTGAAGATCATCAGCCAATTGAGACACAGGAATTTGGTTAGACTTACTGGTTGGTGTCACAAGAAGAACGACTTCATCCTGATATATGAATACATGCCAAATGGAAGCTTGGATTCTTGTCTTTTCGACGGAGTAGGCTTCTTGTCTTGGCAGGTAAGGTACAGCATAGCTTTGGGATTGGCATCAGCATTGCTGTATTTGCAAGAAGGGTGGGAACAGTGTGTGCTTCACAGGGACATTAAATCAAGCAACATAATGTTGGACTCAGATTTCAATGCTAAGCTTGGGGATTTTGGATTGGCCAGGCTTGTGGATCATGAGAAAGGTTCAAGGACCACAGTGACTGCTGGCACACTTGGTTACATAGCGCCAGAATACATGAAAACAGGAAAAGTTGGGAAGGAATCTGATATATACAGTTTTGGGGTGGTTTTGTTGGAGATAGCATGTGGCAAAAAGGCTATTCATCACATAGAGATGGAGGGTCGTGTGACTCAAGTTTCATTGGTAGAGTGGGTTTGGGAGCTGTATGGGTTGAGAAGCATCACAGCAGCAGCAGATCCAAATCTATGTGTTGCATTTGATGTTCAACAAATGGAATGTATGCTTGTTGTTGGTCTTTGGTGTGCTCATCCAGATTGCCAATGCAGGCCTTCTATAAGGCAAGTGTTGAAGGTTCTTAACTTTGATGCTCCTTTACCCATTCTTCCACAAAGGATGCCTATTCTACCACCCTATCTTCCTCTATCAACAAATGAGGTCTTTTTTACTGCTATATCAATCCAGAATTGCTATATAGATAACTGA